A genomic window from Salvia miltiorrhiza cultivar Shanhuang (shh) chromosome 5, IMPLAD_Smil_shh, whole genome shotgun sequence includes:
- the LOC130985587 gene encoding uncharacterized protein LOC130985587, with product MGAMNSWMSMRMILISAGVLSAAMGLKLSIPIAVDGVPALWSVILSWMKPPYLYIIINGIIITIAASSRFHQSQTEPAAVRSEHLISVITPPAESFEPLSAPENVNTTAVPEPAAEVVVSAVEDRVVDLKPVVVNGSKIDFATEVDDLRILRAEAEDAFDESTLPYNPPLRETYSPEVQLESLFPAREKPLASSRFVHRKPSRTPPEGARALRRVARPKKQETLESTWKMITEGRHVPLTRHLKKSDTFEQHASPAMDHVAAVSKAETFKDRSDYEAPPPPPPRIRKEPSLGQDELNRKVEAFINKFNEDMRMQRQESLQQYKEMINRGV from the exons ATGGGGGCGATGAACAGTTGGATGTCGATGAGGATGATTCTGATATCAGCTGGAGTTTTGTCCGCGGCTATGGGGCTCAAGTTGTCGATTCCGATCGCCGTGGACGGGGTTCCAGCGTTGTGGTCGGTCATTTTGTCGTGGATGAAGCCTCCGTATTTGTATATAATCATTAATGGCATCATCATCACCATCGCCGCGTCGTCGCGCTTCCACCAGAGCCAGACGGAGCCTGCGGCGGTTCGATCTGAGCACTTGATTTCGGTCATAACTCCTCCGGCGGAGAGTTTTGAACCGCTTTCGGCTCCGGAGAATGTCAACACTACCGCCGTGCCGGAACCGGCGGCAGAAGTTGTGGTGTCGGCGGTTGAAGACAGGGTTGTGGATTTGAAACCTGTGGTGGTGAACGGTTCGAAAATTGATTTCGCAACAGAAGTAGACGATCTACGTATACTTCGAGCTGAAGCTGAAGATGCGTTTGATGAATCGACTTTGCCGTACAATCCGCCGCTGCGCGAGACTTATTCTCCGGAAGTTCAATTGGAGTCGCTCTTTCCAGCGAGGGAGAAACCACTGGCTTCTTCCAGATTCGTACACCGGAAGCCAAGCAGAACCCCTCCTGAAG GTGCGAGGGCGCTGCGGCGGGTGGCTCGGCCGAAGAAGCAGGAGACGCTGGAGAGCACGTGGAAGATGATAACCGAGGGGCGGCACGTGCCGCTCACGAGACACCTGAAGAAGTCCGACACGTTTGAGCAGCACGCGTCCCCCGCCATGGATCACGTCGCCGCCGTGTCCAAGGCGGAGACGTTCAAGGACCGCAGCGACTAtgaggcgccgccgccgccgccgccgaggaTCCGGAAAGAACCGTCGTTGGGGCAAGACGAGTTGAATCGGAAAGTGGAAGCCTTCATCAATAAGTTCAACGAAGATATGAGGATGCAGCGCCAGGAATCACTGCAACAATACAAGGAGATGATCAAT